Below is a genomic region from Persicimonas caeni.
GCCCCCCCAGAAGAGCATCCGCCCATGACACCGGACCAGCCCAACGCCCTATTGGTCAACGACGGACACGGACATTTCACACTGGCCGACGGGTCGTGTGCCGAGGACACTGGCCAAAGCCGCGCAGCAGCTGCCGGTGATGTCAATGGCGACGGGTGTGTCGATCTGGTGGTGGTCAATCAAAATGGCAACACCCGCCTCTTGCGCAACCGATGCGAAGCGGCCGGCCATGCGGTGTCGGTGCGCCTGCTCGGCACCCAGAGCAACCGCGATGCGGTCGGCGCCCGAGTCGAGTTGACTGTGGGCGACAACACGCAGCACAAGCGAGTCTTCGCCGGCTCCCGCGGAGTCCACTCCTCGCTGCCCAAACGACTGCACTTCGGACTGGGCGACGCCGACCAGGCCGATCGCCTCACGGTATGGTGGCCCTCGGGCAAGCATCAGGTATTCGGACCGATTCCGGCGGGCACGGTGGTACTTGAAGAGCCCTCCTCCTCCGACGCTCAATAAAAAAAGCCGGCGGCGCTTTCATTCGCGCCGCCGGCTTCATTCACCCCGATAAGTCGCCCATCAGGGCGTCATGCCTTCTCCGCATTTGCAAGTCGGATTGGGGGGATTGCTCCCATTGCCCCAGCCGAGCACGTACTGCGTGAAGTTCTTACCTTCGATTTCGTCGCGGCTGTCAGTGGGACACGAGCAAACGTCTCGCTCGTAGCAGGCGGCAGCTTCGTAGCCTGAAGGCAGGGTGTAGCGGTCGCCGTTTTGCTTGCGCACGTTGTCCCAACTGGTGCTCAGGTTGTCGCGCACACCGTTGCAGTCATCGTCGACGCCGTTGCACACCTCGGGCATCGGCTCGAGTGGATCGCACTGCCAACTGCCACCGGAACAACTGCGTATCCCGATATTGCAACGATTGACCTCGCGTTTCATCGCCGCTTGCTCGGCCGATCCAGGGTTGTCTTCGTAATCGACGTGGCACAGCGAGCCGTCGCTCAACCCCTCGTCCACCAGACCGTCACAATCATCGTCGATGCCGTTGCACGTCTCGGGAGACGGATCGCCCGGGGTCGCATCGCAGGCGATGGTGCCTTGGTTCGTGCAGTACTCACCTCCCTGACGCTCACATGCGCCCACACCCGCCGAGCAGGTGCCGCCCTCGCCGACCAGATCGGTTGGGCAATTGCGTTCCGGACGACAGATGTCCATGCCCTGGTTGCAACGCCAGCGGCCCACCGGGCACTCGCATGTGCGCGCCGGCGGATTCATGTCCGAGCCGCTGCAGCCCGAGTTGGGCTGCTCACGGCACAGACACGCCAGCTGAATGGAGACGTCGTTGCCATTGGGGTTGGTGACCAAACCGTCTCGAATCAACTGGCAATAGTCTCCCGAAGCCCCATCCGATCGGTCCAGAATTCGGATCGAGTTGTGCGCAGGAGACGCAAAATCCCAGCCTCGCGGACCACGCGGCGAGTCGATGTGGTAGACGCGCGTCGTCCCTCCCAGGTTGATCTTGAGGCAATCGTAGTCCGAACTCTTGCAGCCCTGCCATTGTTCGTCCCACGGCTGCGGACTGGTGGGCTCGGCGAACGCCGAGAGACTGAACGTGCACGAGATTTCGCGGGCAATGCCCGCCAGTGCCACCTTCAGAGCAGCCTCGTTGTCGGCTTGGTAGCTGCCGTCGCAGTTGCCGTCGAAGCTGCTCCAGTTGCCGGGATTGCTGCAGGGATCGCCGTTCGAGCATGTGCCGGTACCACCAGCCGCTGCGACCACGTCGTTGAACTCCTCGTCGGTGCCACCGCCAAAGCCCACCACGTACAACGGCGCGATGGCTCGGTGCTCGCAGGCTTTCTGGATCGTCTCGGTGTGGGCATCGGAGCCGAACGAAGCCGTCGTGGGTGCGCCGTCCGTAAGCAAGACGCCCGCCGAGCCTCCGGGAGCGTTCTTCACGGTCGCACTGTTCAGCATGCGGTGAATTGCCAGCGAAGTGGGCGTGCCCCCGGCGGGTCCGAGGCTGTTGAGCGTATTCATGATCCGCCAGTTGGCGTTTGCACTCGCCTCGTGACGAATATTGGCCTGCGTCCCCTCGTACGTACCCAACCCAAACTCGACGGTGTCGGGGCTACTCGCGGTCATATCGCGAGTGACCACGTCGATGGCGTCGACCGCAATGTCCCACTTCGAGCGAGTGACATTGGAGCACCACCAACTGCTCTCACGGTAATAGTCGACGCTGTCGAGCGAGTAGTTCGAGTAACGGGACGACAGGTAGTTGTCTAGACGGTCCCGGCACTGGTTGTCATTCGAGCAAGTATCGCAGTCGACATCACCGCTGATCGATTTCGTGTTCGAGTAGGACATCGACCATCGCCTGATACCGCAGTAGTCGCCCCAGTGCTTATCCTCTGCGTAGTCCTCCAACAGACCATCGGCTGCATTGCGGCAGTCATTGCGACTGCGGCACCAACTGCAATCAAAGGTCTTGGTCAGGCTATGCCAATCATCCCACCAGCCATCTTCCTCACAATATTGTCCGCTGAATCGGCACGTGTGCTTGCCATAGAGCGTGGCGTCGTAATCGCATTGATTACAGGTGTTGCCCACCGTGACCTGACCGCCCATCGAGCCCGAACGGTCGAGCATCAACATCGCCTGGGGCGGAGGCAGCGTCTGAATATCGCTACCGGAGTCCGGATTACACATTTGGCCGCCGGAGTTGGTCCAATGCCAGGCGTGAGCTTGCTGCCCTCCCACCATCAGCGCGGCGACTCCCAGACAGGCTGCGAGCAGCACATGAATTCGTTTTGTGGGTTTCATTGGCTATCTCTCATGCACAAACAAACAAGGAAATTACAAGTTCGTCTGGCTCTCACATGCCGATCGAGGGCCGTTCTACTTATACTCGAAGCTGTACTGGAAGGTCTCTCCACCGCTCGTCAGCTTGTCGACGACCACATAGTAGGTACCGTCTGCCGGAGCCACCCAATCGCCTTTCTCTGGAGACACGAACACGTCCACGCACTGGTAAGGATTCGCCCCACATCCGTTGAGAATGAACACGGCGTTGACATTGGAGTCGCCCGTCTGGGCGTCAATGTTGATGGTCTGGCCTTGAACCAAATTCGGGAAGCGAAAGACCACCTCACGCCCCGGCGTGGGTACCGTCGAGCCGTCGCCGAGCGCGCAGAACGTCTCGCCGTCGAAGTCGATGCTATTCGTGTAGGCTTTGAGATCGCCGGTAAACGTAGCCGTTGCGGTGACATCGATTGCTTGGTCGCAGAAATCGCCCAGGCAGGCCGATCCATCCGCACAACTATCGGCGCACGCAAATACCTGGCTCTGATTGCCTCCGGTGCAAATCTCCATCTCGCCGTTGGTGCACACACTTTGGCCCAATGGGCAGGATTCACCTGAAGCACTCAGCTCGATCGTAAAATCTGAGCTTCGGCCCACGTCTTGCTCGACGACCATCCATACATCGGTATTCGCCGGCACGAAGAGGCTCGATCCAGCGTCATAGCAGCGCTGCTGCGATGCCTGTTGGGTGCACGTGCTGCGAAATTCAATCTTGCCATCGGCCTGGCCCACCCACGTCTCTTGGAACTGAACGAGGCTATCCTCGGCCACGGTGAACTTGAAGATCTTTTCGGGCCCCGTATCCCCCGAGCATGAGGCGGCCAAGACATCGGATTCGCCCAGAAAAGAGCCTGTGGCGGTCAACGTGTTCGAAGTCGTCAGCGTCCCCAGATCTTCGGCCAACTGACACTTGTTCTCCGCGGTGGCTTCAACGCATGAACCATCCATGCACAACTCGCCGACCGCACACGGAGTCTCCGGACAAGTGGTCGGAGTATCACCGCCGTCACTGCCGTCAGAATCCGCGGCGTCTCCAGCGTCATCGGGGGTGTCCCCGTCCGTGCCGTCGGTGGCATCGGAGGCATCCGGAGTCGTCACATCTCCTGCGTCGGTCGCGCCTCCATCACTCGCGCCCCCATCGGTCCGGGAGTTGTTCCCGTTGTTATTATTGCCGCCCACAATGTTACTGGCGCCCCCCTCGGGACCGTCGTCGGATCCGCAACCGGCGACCAGTGCCATCGCGAGGAGCGTTGCGGTAATGACCTTCCAGTTTTTCTTCATGATATTCACTCGAGCTTCGTCCGAGGTGCAAAGCGTTGAGGAGACGAGAAAGAGGCTCCCCCGGCGAACGCCGTTGACCATAAGGAACAACCTTTCGGTCAAACAGCTACATTAAGCTTACAAAATCGCACATCAATCTTCAACATAATGCCTGAGAAAACCTGCGCTGTATTCTCACGCCGGAGTCTCTTGATTTCGTCGAGATGAGGCGCCATGACGCCTGTGAGTAGACTGAGCCCCCCTCCTCGACGCTGCCCTTCAATAAAAAACCGGGAACGGACATCCAGTCCGCCCCCGGTCGAGGTGATTAGTTATACAGACCTGTAATCACGGCCGAAGCCCCTCCCCGCACACGCAGGTGGGATCGGGAGGGTTACTGCCGTTGGCCCAACCGGCCACATAGCTCG
It encodes:
- a CDS encoding vWA domain-containing protein; the encoded protein is MKPTKRIHVLLAACLGVAALMVGGQQAHAWHWTNSGGQMCNPDSGSDIQTLPPPQAMLMLDRSGSMGGQVTVGNTCNQCDYDATLYGKHTCRFSGQYCEEDGWWDDWHSLTKTFDCSWCRSRNDCRNAADGLLEDYAEDKHWGDYCGIRRWSMSYSNTKSISGDVDCDTCSNDNQCRDRLDNYLSSRYSNYSLDSVDYYRESSWWCSNVTRSKWDIAVDAIDVVTRDMTASSPDTVEFGLGTYEGTQANIRHEASANANWRIMNTLNSLGPAGGTPTSLAIHRMLNSATVKNAPGGSAGVLLTDGAPTTASFGSDAHTETIQKACEHRAIAPLYVVGFGGGTDEEFNDVVAAAGGTGTCSNGDPCSNPGNWSSFDGNCDGSYQADNEAALKVALAGIAREISCTFSLSAFAEPTSPQPWDEQWQGCKSSDYDCLKINLGGTTRVYHIDSPRGPRGWDFASPAHNSIRILDRSDGASGDYCQLIRDGLVTNPNGNDVSIQLACLCREQPNSGCSGSDMNPPARTCECPVGRWRCNQGMDICRPERNCPTDLVGEGGTCSAGVGACERQGGEYCTNQGTIACDATPGDPSPETCNGIDDDCDGLVDEGLSDGSLCHVDYEDNPGSAEQAAMKREVNRCNIGIRSCSGGSWQCDPLEPMPEVCNGVDDDCNGVRDNLSTSWDNVRKQNGDRYTLPSGYEAAACYERDVCSCPTDSRDEIEGKNFTQYVLGWGNGSNPPNPTCKCGEGMTP